CACGACCCATTTACTCCTCCACACCCAAAGCACATCACCACTATGCTTTCCTATGGCTACAGCTCACGCGCCACCGCTGCCGCTGCAATTGAGGCCCTTATGGACAGGCTGCAGTCTACCCATGACTCCTCCGTCGCTATCAAGTGCCTTGCCATCGTCCATCACATCATCAAGGATGGTAGTTTTATCCTCCAAGACCAGCTTTCTGTTTATCCTTCAACAGGCGGCAGAAACTACCTCAAACTTTCAAGCTTTAGAGATAACACCACGCCCATAGCTTGGGAATTATCTTCATGGGTTAGATGGtatgatcttcttcttcttcttcttctcttagtTTTGAATATGAATACTGGATGTTTCAGGTTTGTGTTGCTCTAGCCAGCAAGTAGAAAGGCATCAAGATCATAGAAAGAATCTCTCTGAAAGGGAAAATTTCATAAATAAATGAACATTTTCTCAATTCATTCATTTTTATTAGTGTTTTTCCAGTTTCTTTTCCTTGGTTTTCATGTTAATTATCTTGGAAATTACAGGTATGCTCGATACCTTGAACATCTCTTATCAACCTCAAGGGTTCTGGGTTTCTTTCTCTGTTCAACTTCAAGCACAGCAGagaaagataaagaagaagagaaagtttcAGCACTAACAAACCCTGATCTTCTGAGAGAGATAGATTCTTTGACGAGCTTAATGGAAGAAATATGCAAAATACCTAATTCTTTGCATATGCAAGGTAatgaattagtgcagcagatcaTAAATTTGGTGGGAGAAGATTATTTGTCATCAACAAATGAAATCTCAATCCGAGCAGAGGAGTTTAACCAAAGAATGAGTTGCCTGAATTTTGGTGACTCAGTTGAGTTGGAATGCATATTGAAAAGACTCGAGGATTGTAAAGAGCGGCTTTTAGCTTTACCCATTAAGAAGAAAACATTGATTGAGAACCTTTGGTGTTTTATCAGGGAAATGAAGGGAAGGGTTGAGAATGGAAAAGCATACAAAGAGGAGGGAAGATTGCTGCTTAAGCACGGTGGAAGTGAGTCAGCTCGTTTTGGAGAGCGAGTTCTAAGTTACGGTGACTCAGTTAGGTTTTCGTCTGCAAGATTTGGGTTGAATGGGTATTCGTTGGCGATTGTAGAATCAGTAGAATCATGTGCATGATgagatttttcttaattttaaaagaaaagtgGAACATAGTTTGGACATATTCAAAATTACGCTTGGTCAAATTATGGTGTTTGCATATGATATTTTTCTTGTATAAATAATTCAATACACGATGTATAAGTAGATTTCATCTATATAGATGTtacatattaatattataaattgaaATTAGGTGAAGCTGCTGTGAGCCTTTGAAAACCAGTTTAAATACAATGCAAGTATGTAAAATAAGAGAGTAGTGAAGTTGGTGGCTTATTGGCTAGCCATTTCGATGATTAAGTCAGAAATATGAATTGAAAGTAAtgaaaatgaatagtaataagtTCAATAGAGATTTTGATAGAGTAAATGTACTTAATTAATAACTGTTTCTCATATTTATAAACTGTAGGCTAAGTAACAATTGTTACTATTTACAATAATCTTGAATATTGGATTGATATCCTGATATACCCTCCTCTTAAAGATTTGACCTTATCATTGATTGGCATTGCTAATGCTCTGTACAATTGATACTCAGCTTAGACGCTTAGGTTACGGAGCAAACGTTTTCACTTGATCAATCTTCTTACCCCTCTTCTACTTGGTCTGGGTTGTCCGAGTACTTCTTTGCTCAGTTTGGGTTTGCTAGGTCGAGTTTGTCAAACACCTTTCTACTTAGTCTTACTTTTTGACTAAGCGTTGACACTTGACTTCCACGTTGAATTCTTTATCTAAGCGCTGACTATTTGACTCGGTTTAGGACGAGTAATATCATTTGGTAAGAATTTTCCTAAACCATATTACACATATATTGAgaattagaatttaattatgtTAGTCAAGATGAGGTGTCACAAATATACCCACAGCATTACCCGCCAGTACGATGCTATATGATATTGGACCAAAGCAGAATTCCACTAAACTCTACTGGTGCTCATCTTAAAAGCAAAGTTTAACCTCTATATTTATTGAAaattagttatttttaatttttttattcaaattaatttgaaaattttaatttaagtttaattaagtaaaaaaaattaaaaaaaataaactttttgatttttgaACTTAAGAAAATAAATCaagaaaattagttaaaaaaaaaactaaacctcttgaattttgatttaaataaaaaacaaacGAAATTGTTTCCTTTTCAAGAAGCAATTTATCTATCTCACAGTTTATAGTTGCGTGAGCGTGTCAGATACTGAATATATCATATGAAATTATACTATGCCTTCTCGGATCGAACTATTGTGAGAAGTGACTCTATTATATGTAGTTTCATTAATCTCACGAATAACAAGTAATAAAAGGCAAGTGAACTGAAATTGAATGCTTTGATTGCTTAAAAGGAAAGtatatgatttaaaattaaatgcaagagctttgaaaattaaaagacagataaaataaaaataaatagattatTAGAGTGAGTTATTGTTGTTTGATATATTGAGAGGATTTTACGTTGCAGCATATCTGACTCTTATAGCTTTTCTTATAGTTACTTGCCCATTTTTTGAAACTGCTCGAAACTGCTAccaacttcattatttcatataaCCAttctataaattattaattatttcaagttatagattaattaaattaataaaataaaattaattaaattaatttcataaaaaattaatttaattaattcttaggtctaaaaataattaataaattaattaattatttttggtgtaaatagaaatttagtgtcacgacccaacctatgggccggaccggcactaggacctgggccagcctaaagcccccgaggcccgtagtaagcctaactgttcatttacccaattctaaggcccatttgggcccaatttcaagaaaacaaatggacagagtccggccataaaaatggactttccaacggggagtttttgactcacccga
This sequence is a window from Hevea brasiliensis isolate MT/VB/25A 57/8 chromosome 10, ASM3005281v1, whole genome shotgun sequence. Protein-coding genes within it:
- the LOC131183777 gene encoding putative clathrin assembly protein At4g40080 — its product is MGRPTNLRDIIGIIKDKASQSKAAIISKPKTLSLHLALLRATTHDPFTPPHPKHITTMLSYGYSSRATAAAAIEALMDRLQSTHDSSVAIKCLAIVHHIIKDGSFILQDQLSVYPSTGGRNYLKLSSFRDNTTPIAWELSSWVRWYARYLEHLLSTSRVLGFFLCSTSSTAEKDKEEEKVSALTNPDLLREIDSLTSLMEEICKIPNSLHMQGNELVQQIINLVGEDYLSSTNEISIRAEEFNQRMSCLNFGDSVELECILKRLEDCKERLLALPIKKKTLIENLWCFIREMKGRVENGKAYKEEGRLLLKHGGSESARFGERVLSYGDSVRFSSARFGLNGYSLAIVESVESCA